AGACCGCCCCGGGGAAGGAGGGCTAGAGGTGCAGATTCCCTACACCGTCGAAGAACGGCCGGATACCGGTCTGTACAATGCCAAGCTCGGAATCTGGCTGTTCCTGGCTTCCGAGGTGATGCTCTTCGGAGCGCTCTTCTCGTCGTACGTGCTGCTTCGAACCGGTGACCCGGGATTCATGACGATTCCGCACGAGGTGGCCGAAGCGCTGGGCCTGCACGGCGAAGCGCATCGGTGGTCGGACGAATTGAGCGTTCCACTCGCCTTCGTCAACACGCTGGTCCTCATCTTCTCCAGTGTCACGATCGTCATGTCCTGGGCGTCTTTGCGTTTGAAGGAGTTCGCCAAGTTCCGGCTCTGGATGGGCCTGACGATCCTCTGCGCGTTCGGTTTCATGGGCATCAAGGCCGTCGAGTACTCGGCCAAGTTTTCACATCACCTGTATCCTGAGACCTCGAACTTCCTGGGCATCTACTTCACGCTCACCGGTTTGCACGGTCTTCACGTAGTCGGCGGTTTGATCGTTCTGGTCTACCTCTGGGGACCGGGCTCGAAGATGTGGAAGAGCCAGCCTCGGCGATTCGTGAACCGGGTCGAGACGGTGGGTCTCTACTGGCATTTTGTCGATCTGGTTTGGATCTTCCTGTTTCCCACGCTTTATCTTCTGTAAAGGGGCCGACAACGATGGGTGGTCATTCAGCGGAAGAGATTCGCAGCGAGATTCGGCGCTACTGGATTATCGGTCTGGCACTGTTTCTGCTGACGGTCATCACGGTCACGGTCAGCTATCTGGATGTCGCGCCGGCGACGGCGGTGTTCATAGCTCTGCTTATCGCGTGCATCAAGGCAGGGCTCGTTGCCGCGGTCTTCATGCACTTGATTTCCGAGAAACAGGCGATCTATGCGTTGTTGATCTTGACGGCGGTCTTCTTTGGCGCGCTGATGATTCTGCCCATCGGTACGCGTGCCAGCCAGATTCCACTGTAAAGAGCCAGCCATGTCACTCAAGGCCTTTCATATCTTCTTCGTTGCGGTCAGCGTGCTGATGTGTCTGGGCGTCGGCGCCTGGGGAACCGACCAGTACCTGGAGCGTGGCAATGGCACCGGTCTCGGCCTGGCGGTCCTGTGCTTTGTGCTCGGGGCGGGTCTCATCGTCTACGGCTTCAAGGTCTACAAGAAGTTGTCGGAACTCGATGAGAAGTAGCCGGCGAGCCCTGGCGCTGGCGGCCGCGGCGGTTTTGACTCTGGCTTTCGGCCTGGCCGAGCCGGCCGGCGCGTGCGCGGTCTGCTACGGCGGGGAGGGCTCGGACATGACGGCCGGAATGAACAACGGCATCGTCACCCTTCTGGGAGTGGTCGCCGTTGTGCAAGTCGGCTTCGTGGGCTTGTTTGGATCGATTTGGTACCGCACCCGGAAGCTACGAAGGCTGAGGGAGCAGTTCCACCTGATCGAGGGAGAACGATAGATGAAGAATTTTCTCGCCCGCTGGATGCCCATCGACGCGTCGACGCACGGCGCCCAGCTCGACAACATGAACGCTCTGGTGCACTGGTTGATGGCTCTTCTGTTCGTCGGCTGGGCGATCTACTTCCTCGTCGTGCTCTTTCGATTCCGAGCGGGCAAGAGCCCGCAGGCCAGCTATGAGGGCTCCAAGTCACATGTCTCGACCTGGCTCGAGGTCGGTGTGGTCGTGTTCGAAGCGATTATTCTGATTGGTTTTGCGATCCCGGCTTGGGCGCGCTGGGTGGCGCCGCATGCGGAGGATGCCAATCCGCTGGAGATCCGAGTGGTCGGCGAGCAGTTTGCGTGGAATATCCACTATCCCGGAGAGGATGGCGTGTTCGGCCGTTCGGACCCGCACCTGATGGCCGGCGGCACCAACCCGCTCGGCCTCGATCCCGAGGATCCCGCCAGCCACGATGATGTCGTTTCGGTCAACCAGCTTCACCTTCCGGTCGATCGGCCGATCACAGTGCTGTTGTCGACCAAGGACGTGATTCACAGCTTTTTCCTACCCGTGATGAGGGTCAAACAGGACGCGATTCCCGGGCAGGAGATCCCGGTTCGGTTCACGGCCAAGATGACGACGCCCGAGGAATCGACGTTTCCCGGTTGTGCCGCCGAGAAGACCTGCTGGGAAATCGCCTGTGCGCAGCTCTGCGGCCTCGGTCACTACCGGATGAGGGGTTTCTACACGGTCCATGAAGAGAGTGGCTTCGAATCGTGGCTGGCGGCCCAAGATCCCTTCGTCGCGCCCGCGCCCGAGCCCGAACCCGAACCCATGGCGGAAGCCGCCGAGCCGGCGGCCTAGCTCGCCACCGGGCTTGGATCGATCCGTTGGTCGAGAAGGGCTGACCGGGGCGCGTTTTGAAGCATATTGTCACCGGTTCGGACGGCGTCGAGCGCTGCTGGTGGTGCGGCGCCGATCCCGAGTACGTCCGCTATCACGACACCGAGTGGGGCTTCCCGGTTTCGGACGACATCCGCCTGTTCGAGAAAGTCTCGCTCGAGGGGTTTCAGGCGGGGCTGAGCTGGCTCACGATTCTGCGCAAGCGCGAGAATTTCCGGCGGGCGTTTCGAGGTTTCGATTTCGAGAAGGTAGCGCGGTTCAACCAGCGCAGCGTGGAACGTCTACTCCGCGATTCCGGCATCGTGCGGCACAGCGGCAAGATCGAGGCGGTCATCGGCAACGCCCGCCGAGCCCGGGACTTGGTCGATGAGTTCGGTAGCCTGGCCGCTTTCTTCTGGCAGTTCGAGCCGAAGAAACCGCCCACCGGCCTTCCCGATAAGACCCCGGAGTCCGTCGCGTTGAGCCAGGACCTGAAGGCTCGAGGCTGGCGCTTCGTGGGGCCGACCACCATGTACGCGTTCATGCAAGCCATGGGGCTGGTGAACGATCACCTGCCGGGCTGCGCCGTGCGGGCTCGGGTTGTGGCCGCCCGCAAAGCGTTCAAGGAGCCGGGCAAGTAGCTGTTCGGAGTGTAGCGGTCGAACTCCGCTTGCCCTCGAGCGAAGCGAAGGGTGTCAACCGTCTTGGCTGAAGTAGAGCGAGCGGAAAGTAGGCCGCCGGTGCGCTCTTCTCGCTCGCCGATGGCTCGCTTGCAAGAGGCACGCGGCCGGCCTTTCAAGCGCAGGGGCTCTGACTGCGGGCATCCTTCCGAGAGACTCGGGACAGGAATCGCTGCTCCTCGCTTCCCCCTCCGCTCGCCACGCTGGCAAGGCCGAGAAAGGCTATTCGCATCGACGGTGGCTGGACATGCGCTGAGGCCGAGCCGATTCGGCGGGCAGCCGGCCAGGGGGCTCGCCGCAAGCGCTTGCGAGATCGAATCGGAGGCTTCAATAGGCTTGCGCGCAGCGGCGCGAAGGCGAAAGCCGACACTACACAGGCCTTCCAGCTCGAGCCGTCCCCTGGCCGGCTGCTCCGCCGATCGGCGCCGAAGCGCAGATTGGAGCGCTGCAGATCTTCCAAGCCCGAGCCCGTCTCGCCAACGCTACACTACGCCGATGGACGTCAGCATGCTCCCGTCCGTCAACGCCGGCCTGAACGCCACCGCCGCGGTCTTCTTGATGGTCGGCTACGTTCTGGTCCGCCAGCGCAAGACCGAAGCCCACCGGGCCGCGATGCTGGCGGCATTGGCCTGTTCGGTTCTCTTTCTGGCTTCGTATCTCTACTACCATTCGCAGGCGGGGTCGACACGATTCCCCGGCACCAGCACAGCGCGAACGATCTACCTGACGATCCTCCTCACCCACACCGTGCTCGCCGCCACGGTGCCCTTCCTGGCCGGTATTACCGTCTATCGAGCCCTTCGCGGTCGCTTCGAGAAGCACCGCGCGATCGCGCGCTGGACGCTGCCCGTCTGGCTCTACGTTTCAGTGACCGGAGTCGTCATCTACTGGATGCTGTACCGGACGAGTTGGTAGGCAGGAGGCCTCCGCCGAGGCTCGCCAGCCACAGCTCCCAGGGGGGAGAAACGGCTACCTTCGCGGCGAGAGCGCCGCGTCTAGAGGTTGCGATCGGCTTCCTTGGCTTCTGTCGGCCTGACTAGCCGCAAGACACGCAGAAGTATGAGAGCTGCTCCCAGGGGCCTACGGTAATCGCGAGCTCGTGCAGTCCGGGACCGTCGACGGTCCTCTCGATAAAGCGCAGCTGGAGCCGGTTCTTCTTTATCGGGTACTTCTTCTTCTTGTTCTCGAATTCCTGTCCGGCGCCGCTGTTGACGGCTATCGAGGCGGGCAGCTTGATCTTCCTGCCGAAGTTGAACACGGTGAAGCCGAAATAGTAGGAAACACGGTCCGCGATCGGCAAGAGGTCGAAGCTGACGATGTCGAACTCCAGACTCGGCTCGAACAGCTCGACGACCGGTCCGCCGAGAAACACGTCGTCCTCGGTTCTCTGCCGAGCCAGCGTCCGGAGCTGGCGAGGCAGGTTCTTGAGCTTGATCGAAACATCGATGACGCCGTTGCTCCGGCGAACCTTGACCCGGTCGTAGGGAACGGGACTCATCTTGCTCGCGACCAGGGCTTCGACGTCGGCCAAGTCTGCGGGCCAGCCGTTGTCGGCCGCCCAGGCTGCGGGTACAAGGAAAACCAAGGCAAGCGTCCAAACCAAAGCTCTCTTCATCGCTCTATCCTCCCTTTGTGTGCAGTTCGTAAACGCCGCGAATCGTAGCAGGTAGGCGCGGCTCGCGCGCGCTCAGCCCTGATCGCGGTAGAGAATCGCGAGAATGTCGCTGCGCCGCACGACTCCCACCAGGACCCCGTCCGAGACCACCGGCACCATGGACAGGTGCCGCTCACACATGAGCAGAGCGGTTTCTTCGAGTGTCGCGTCCTCCCGAACCGTGACCGCCCTTTGAGTCATCACCTGTCCGACCTTCATCTCCCGAACCCTATTGACCTGATCGACCTGCTGCTTGTCGATCACCTGACCGAGCAATGAAGGTACCTTCTCGGTCGAGAAGGGTACGGGATGCTCCTTCAGAAAGAGATCTGTTTCGCTGACGACACCCACCAGCCGGTTGTCGTCATCGGTTACCGGTAGGCCGCGGCGGCCGCCCGCGCGCAGGATCGAGACCAGCTCGATAAGGGGCATGTCGGGTTTGGCCGTGACCGGGTCGCGTTGCATGAAATCACTGATCGGAATCTTGTTCATGACATTCCCTCAGGTGCGGAGTTCGGGCACCTGCTCATTGTATCGCTCGGAGCGGTCGCCGGCGGCGCCGGTCTGGGCCGTTCGCTTCGAGCGCCCGTCGCGCGCGCCCTGCTAGCCCGAGGATCCGGTCGAGAACGGCAAGTACGCTCGCTCGACGTAGTCGCGTACCATGCGGTGGGAGGAGAACTGGTGGCCGACGGTGACGATCGAGCTCTTCATGCGGGCGATCCATTCGATCGGCAGGCCGTCGTCGTTGCGCCGGTAGAACTCGGGAATGATCTCTTCCTCGAGCGTGCGATAGAGCGATTGGGCGTCGGCTTGGTCCTGCTGCCACTCCTCGGTGAGGGAGTGGACGGACTCTCCGCCCATGTCTCCGATAACCCAGCCGTTCGTGCCGTCGTAGCCCTCGGGCCACCAGCCATCCGAGATGCTGAGGTTGAGGGTTCCGTTGATGGCGGCCTTCATGCCGCTGGTTCCACTGGCCTCGAGGGGGCGACGCGGTGTGTTGAGCCAGACGTCGCAGCCCTGGACCATCATGCGCGCGATCCGCATGTCGTAGTTCTCGAGAAAGACGACGCTGCCGCGGAGGTCGCCGGACTGGCTGAGCTGGAAGATGCTCTGGATGAGCTCCTGGCCGGGTCGGTCGGCGGGGTGGGCCTTGCCGGCCAGGATGATCTGGACCGGGTGGTCGGTGTGATGGACCAGGGTTCGGAGTCGGTGAAGGTCGCTGAAGAGCAGGCCGGCTCGCTTGTAGGTGGCGAAGCGCCGAGCGAAGCCGATCGTCAAGGCGTCGGGATCCAGGAACTTCGAGACCGCCCGAAGCGCGGTGGGCGACTGGCCGTTTCTGCCGTGCTGCTCGCGCAGACGCGATTTCGCAAATCGGCACAGACGCTCCTTCTGTGCACGGTGGGCGAGCCAGACTTCCCTGTCGGTCGCTTCGAGGAGAGCGGTCCAGCCGTCGGGCTCGAGCACCGCTTCGGGCCAATCCGCACCCAGTACGCGATCGAGGAGAACGCCCATATCGAGGCCCATCCAGGTCGGAACGTGGACTCCGTTGGTGATCGATTGGATCGCCGCTTGCCCTTCGGGCAGCTCGGGGAAGATGTGGCGCCACATGCGGTCGGCGATCTCGCCGTTCAAGCGGCTGACGCCATTGGCCCAGGCGCTGGTGCGGAGTGCCACGGCGGTCAAGTTGAGAGGCTGGTTCGGCTCGCCATGATCGGCGGCTCCCAGGCCGATCACCGTCTCTGTGTCCACCCCCAGGTCTTGGGCCCAGGTGTCGAGGTACTTCCAGGCCAGGGAGCGGTCGAATTGCTCGTTGCCGGCCGGCACGGGGGTATGGGTGGTAAAGGTCGTGTTGCGTCTGACCGCGCCGAGGGCCTGGTCGAACGACGTTTTGTGCCTGGCGATGTGGCTGCGAGCTCGCTCGAGCTGCAACAGGGCGCTGTGGCCCTCGTTGATGTGCCACACGGCAGGTTCGAGGCCCAGCGCTTCGAGCGCGCGCACGCCGCCGATGCCCAGGACGGCCTCCTGGGCCAGGCGCATTTCGCGCCCACGAACGTAGAGCACGGTGGCGATCGGTCGGTCCGCGGGATCGTTCTGCGGCAGATCGGTATCGAGCAGCAGCAGCGGTACGCGCCCGACTTGGGCCAGCCATGCCTTGGCCCCGACCTCGCGGCCTGGAAAGGGCACCTTGACCGTCAGCTTGCGACCCTGGGGACCTAGCACTCGCCGCAGGGGCAGGCGGTGGAAGTCGTATTCGGTATAGGAGTGGTTCTGGAAGCCGTCGGCGTCGATGGTCTGCTGAAAGTACCCGCGTTGGTAGAGAAGACCGACCGCCAGGAAGGGTAGGCCGAGGTCGCTGGCGCTCTTGCAGTGGTCGCCACTCAGGACGCCTAGCCCGCCCGAGTAAATCGCGAGGGACTGATGGATGCCGTACTCGGTCGAGAAGTAGGCAATCGGGTGTGCCGAACTGGGGGCCGTGCTCGAGCTCTCGATCTGGGCGGCACGGCGGCTGAACCAGGTTTCGCGGTTGGGATCCATGTAGGCGTCGAAAGCCGCGATGACCTCGGTGTATCGGGCCATGAAGGCGTCGTCATTGAGCAGGGTTTCCCAACGCTCACTGTCGATGTTGAGAAGCAACTCCACGGGATTGCGGTAGCGGGCCCAGCTGGCGGTGTCCGCGGCCGCAAAGAGCTGGCGCGCCTCGGTGATCCAGGTCCACCAGAGGTTGAAGGCCAGGTCTCTGAGCCGAGCCACCTCGTCCGGCAGCCGGATCTCGGTGACCTGGAGGCCGGGCACACGAAGCAGTTCGCTGGCAATTGTCGTGGTCATGCTGTAGGGAGGGCGCGATGCGCTGGAACGCGCGTTTTTTACCACATGCGGCGAGCAGCTCCAAGCCGGGGCATCCATCTGGGTGGCCTCTACTTTCGAGAGCGCCGAGTCATTAGAATGCCGGCCATGCAGGTGCGATCGGCCGGTGTGCTTCTCCATCCGACCGCTCTGCCCGGTGGCTACGGAATCGGCGACCTGGGACCGACCGCGAGAGCCTTTCTCGGCTGGTTGGAGTCGGCCGGCCAGACGGTTTGGCAGATCCTGCCGCTCGGACCGCCGGGTCACGGGGACGCTCCCTACGGGGCGATGTCCGCCTTTGCCGGGAATCCACTGCTCATCTCTCCCGAAGACCTGGTTGCCGACGGATTGCTGCCGGCGGCGATGCTCGAGGACCTGGCTGGAAGCGGTCCGGCGGACGACGTCGATTTCGGCGCGGTGCTGGATCAGAAGGAGTCGATGCTTCGTGAGTCCTGGCGTCACGTGCGCGAGAGCGGCGGCCATGCGCTGCTCGAGGAGCTCGCCGCATTTGCGGCGGACGAGAGCCGTCGGTTCTGGCTCGAGGACTGGATTCTGTACGCGGCACTCAAGACCCGCTTCGACCAGGTGAGCTGGATGGAATGGCCGACAGAGCTGAGGCTTCGCGAACCGGGGGCGCTCGAGGCGGTTCGCGAGGAGCTCGCCGCCGAGATCGACTACCAGGCCTGGACTCAGTTCCTGTTTCATCGCCAGTGGCGCCGGCTGCGCGCCGCCGCTGCCGAGAAGAGGATCAAGATCTTCGGCGACGTTCCGATCTACGTGATCGGTGACAGCGCCGATGTCTGGGCCCATCAGCAGCTGTTCACGCTCGACGAGCAGGGCCACCCGAGCGAGGTGTCGGGAGTGCCGCCGGACGCCTTTAGCGAAGATGGACAGCTTTGGGGACACCCGCTCTATCGATGGGAGCGAATGCGCGATGACGGCTTTGCCTGGTGGCTGGCTCGGATGCGAGCGGCTTTCGAGCAGGTCGATGTCGTGCGCCTCGACCACTTCCGCGGTTTCGCAGGCTACTGGAGCGTGCCCGCGTCGGCCGACACCGCCCGCGAGGGTGAGTGGCTGCCGGGGCCCGGCGCCGACCTGTTCGAGGCCTTTGCGGCGGGCTTGGGCGAGGTCGAGATCGTTGCCGAGGATCTGGGTGTCATCACGCCGGATGTGATCGACTTGCTCCGGCGTTTCGATCTGCCGGGCATCAAGGTGCTCCAGTTCGGGTTCGGGGAGTTCGACAGTTCCCACCTGCCGCACCGTCACAATCGGCGCACCGTGGCCTACACCGGCACGCACGACAATGACACCACGCGGGGCTGGTACGAAGGGCTCGATGCCGAGTCCAGGGAGCGGGTGCACGACTACTTGGGTAGCGACGGTTCGGACCCCGCCTGGGACTTGATTCGCGCGGCCCACGAGTCGGTGGCGGGAATGGCGATTGCACCGATCCAAGACGTGCTCGATCTCGGCAGCGAAGCTCGATTCAACACACCCGGTGTGGCCGAAGGCAACTGGGCCTGGAGACTTCGCGACCTGCCTGGAGAGGGGGAGGCGGCCCGGCTGCGGCGTCTGACCGAGCTGTCGGGTCGGCTCGGAGCGGAATCCGCCGACGAAGAGTGTTGCCGGTGAAGATCACCGAAGGCTCCGGGCAATCGGTGAAAAGCGCTCTCGGAGCCGTGCTCGGCCCGGACGGGGTAACCTTTCGGCTGCTGGCGCCGCACGCGACCGGGGTGGAGCTCTGTCTGTTCGACGAGCTCGCCGATGGTTCGGAAAGCGCTCGCATCGGCCTCGAGCGTGAGAGCGATGGTCGTTGGGCGACCCACGTCGCCGGCCTCGCCGCGGGTCAGTTCTACGGCTACCGAGTGGATGGACCCTACCGACCGTCCGAGGGACATCGTTTCAATCCGGCGAAGTTGGTGATGGACCCTCGCGCGGGAGCTATCGCCGGCTCGGTGACCTGGAACGAGGCTCTCCGCGACGGAGCCATGCGAGGTGCGGGCCATCTTCGGGACGCTCGAGACAGCGCCCCCTTCCAGACCCGATCGGTGGTCGTCGACACCGCCTTTGATTGGCGCGACGACAGCCGCCCGAAGCGGCTCTGGAGCGAGACGGTGATCTATGAATGCCACGTGCGCGGGCTGACGCGGCTTCACCCGCAGGTTCCGGAGGAGCTTCGCGGTTCGTACCTGGGACTGGCTTCGCCGCCGGTCGTGGCGCATCTCGAGAGTCTCGGTGTCACGGCGGTCGAGCTCATGCCGGTTCAGCACTTCACCAGCGAACGACACCTGATGGAGCGCCGCCTCGACAACTACTGGGGCTACAGCCCTCTGGCCTGGTTCGCCCCGCACGCCGGCTACGCCACCGCTGGCAGCAGCGCCAGGGGCCAGCAGGTGACCGAATTCCAGACCATGGTGCGGGAGCTCCATCGCGCGGGTCTCGAGGTCATTCTGGACATGGTTTTCAATCACACCGCCGAGGGGGACGAGACCGGGCCGACCCTGTCGTTGCGAGGTGTCGACAATGACCTCTACTATCTGCTGGACAGACCGGACCGGAGTCGCTACGTGGATTTCACCGGCTGCGGCAATACGGTTCATGCCGGCCATCCGGAAGTTGCGGCGCTAATACTGGATTGCCTGCGCTACTGGGTGGAGACGATGCACGTCGACGGCTTCCGTTTCGATCTGGCGACCACGCTGGGTCGGGAGAACGGTGTGTTCTCGACCCGCGCCTCGCTGCTCGAGGCCATCGGCTCCGATCCGGTGCTGTCTCGGGTCAAGCTGATCGCCGAGCCCTGGGATATCGGTCCGGGCGGCTATCGCCTGGGCTCGTTCCCTCCCGGCTGGGCCGGTTGGAACGATCAGTTTCGCGACACGGTGCGCTCGTTCTGGCGTGGTGATCCGGGGCGGCGGGGCGATCTCGCGACACGGATTGCAGGCAGCGTCGATCTTCTGGCCGGGAAACGCCGCGGGCCTCTGGGTGGTATCAACTATGTTGCCTGCCACGATGGCTTCACGCTCGAGGATCTGGCCTCTTACGACCGGAAGCACAATTCGGCCAACCTCGAGGACAACCGGGACGGTCGGGACCAGAACTTCAGTCGCAACTGGGGCGTCGAGGGTCCGACCGAGAGCGCCGAGGTCCTCGATCTGCGTGACCGCGCCAAGAGAAACCTCGTGGCTACGCTGGCGCTGTCCCATGGAGTGCCGATGCTCGCGCATGGTGACGAGCTGGGCCGGACCCAGAGCGGCAACAACAATGCTTACTGTCAGGACGGCTCGCTCACCTGGGTGGATTGGGAGCCGGACCGGCGCGGCGCCGAGTTTCTGGAGTTCGTTCGGAGAGCTCTCACGCTCCGTCGTGAGATAAGTGTCTTCGGGAGCAAGCGCTTTCCGGGCCCCGATGACCTCGTCTGGCTCGGCAGCGACGGCCGCCCCCTCGGTGTGGAGGAGTGGACGGACGCGAACGACCGGGTGCTGGGTATGGGCTGGCGTCACTCCGCTGCCGG
This genomic interval from bacterium contains the following:
- a CDS encoding heme-copper oxidase subunit III produces the protein MQIPYTVEERPDTGLYNAKLGIWLFLASEVMLFGALFSSYVLLRTGDPGFMTIPHEVAEALGLHGEAHRWSDELSVPLAFVNTLVLIFSSVTIVMSWASLRLKEFAKFRLWMGLTILCAFGFMGIKAVEYSAKFSHHLYPETSNFLGIYFTLTGLHGLHVVGGLIVLVYLWGPGSKMWKSQPRRFVNRVETVGLYWHFVDLVWIFLFPTLYLL
- a CDS encoding DUF420 domain-containing protein; translation: MDVSMLPSVNAGLNATAAVFLMVGYVLVRQRKTEAHRAAMLAALACSVLFLASYLYYHSQAGSTRFPGTSTARTIYLTILLTHTVLAATVPFLAGITVYRALRGRFEKHRAIARWTLPVWLYVSVTGVVIYWMLYRTSW
- a CDS encoding CBS domain-containing protein produces the protein MNKIPISDFMQRDPVTAKPDMPLIELVSILRAGGRRGLPVTDDDNRLVGVVSETDLFLKEHPVPFSTEKVPSLLGQVIDKQQVDQVNRVREMKVGQVMTQRAVTVREDATLEETALLMCERHLSMVPVVSDGVLVGVVRRSDILAILYRDQG
- a CDS encoding glycosyltransferase family 1 protein, with translation MTTTIASELLRVPGLQVTEIRLPDEVARLRDLAFNLWWTWITEARQLFAAADTASWARYRNPVELLLNIDSERWETLLNDDAFMARYTEVIAAFDAYMDPNRETWFSRRAAQIESSSTAPSSAHPIAYFSTEYGIHQSLAIYSGGLGVLSGDHCKSASDLGLPFLAVGLLYQRGYFQQTIDADGFQNHSYTEYDFHRLPLRRVLGPQGRKLTVKVPFPGREVGAKAWLAQVGRVPLLLLDTDLPQNDPADRPIATVLYVRGREMRLAQEAVLGIGGVRALEALGLEPAVWHINEGHSALLQLERARSHIARHKTSFDQALGAVRRNTTFTTHTPVPAGNEQFDRSLAWKYLDTWAQDLGVDTETVIGLGAADHGEPNQPLNLTAVALRTSAWANGVSRLNGEIADRMWRHIFPELPEGQAAIQSITNGVHVPTWMGLDMGVLLDRVLGADWPEAVLEPDGWTALLEATDREVWLAHRAQKERLCRFAKSRLREQHGRNGQSPTALRAVSKFLDPDALTIGFARRFATYKRAGLLFSDLHRLRTLVHHTDHPVQIILAGKAHPADRPGQELIQSIFQLSQSGDLRGSVVFLENYDMRIARMMVQGCDVWLNTPRRPLEASGTSGMKAAINGTLNLSISDGWWPEGYDGTNGWVIGDMGGESVHSLTEEWQQDQADAQSLYRTLEEEIIPEFYRRNDDGLPIEWIARMKSSIVTVGHQFSSHRMVRDYVERAYLPFSTGSSG
- the malQ gene encoding 4-alpha-glucanotransferase translates to MPAMQVRSAGVLLHPTALPGGYGIGDLGPTARAFLGWLESAGQTVWQILPLGPPGHGDAPYGAMSAFAGNPLLISPEDLVADGLLPAAMLEDLAGSGPADDVDFGAVLDQKESMLRESWRHVRESGGHALLEELAAFAADESRRFWLEDWILYAALKTRFDQVSWMEWPTELRLREPGALEAVREELAAEIDYQAWTQFLFHRQWRRLRAAAAEKRIKIFGDVPIYVIGDSADVWAHQQLFTLDEQGHPSEVSGVPPDAFSEDGQLWGHPLYRWERMRDDGFAWWLARMRAAFEQVDVVRLDHFRGFAGYWSVPASADTAREGEWLPGPGADLFEAFAAGLGEVEIVAEDLGVITPDVIDLLRRFDLPGIKVLQFGFGEFDSSHLPHRHNRRTVAYTGTHDNDTTRGWYEGLDAESRERVHDYLGSDGSDPAWDLIRAAHESVAGMAIAPIQDVLDLGSEARFNTPGVAEGNWAWRLRDLPGEGEAARLRRLTELSGRLGAESADEECCR
- a CDS encoding DNA-3-methyladenine glycosylase I; translation: MKHIVTGSDGVERCWWCGADPEYVRYHDTEWGFPVSDDIRLFEKVSLEGFQAGLSWLTILRKRENFRRAFRGFDFEKVARFNQRSVERLLRDSGIVRHSGKIEAVIGNARRARDLVDEFGSLAAFFWQFEPKKPPTGLPDKTPESVALSQDLKARGWRFVGPTTMYAFMQAMGLVNDHLPGCAVRARVVAARKAFKEPGK
- the glgX gene encoding glycogen debranching protein GlgX, which gives rise to MKITEGSGQSVKSALGAVLGPDGVTFRLLAPHATGVELCLFDELADGSESARIGLERESDGRWATHVAGLAAGQFYGYRVDGPYRPSEGHRFNPAKLVMDPRAGAIAGSVTWNEALRDGAMRGAGHLRDARDSAPFQTRSVVVDTAFDWRDDSRPKRLWSETVIYECHVRGLTRLHPQVPEELRGSYLGLASPPVVAHLESLGVTAVELMPVQHFTSERHLMERRLDNYWGYSPLAWFAPHAGYATAGSSARGQQVTEFQTMVRELHRAGLEVILDMVFNHTAEGDETGPTLSLRGVDNDLYYLLDRPDRSRYVDFTGCGNTVHAGHPEVAALILDCLRYWVETMHVDGFRFDLATTLGRENGVFSTRASLLEAIGSDPVLSRVKLIAEPWDIGPGGYRLGSFPPGWAGWNDQFRDTVRSFWRGDPGRRGDLATRIAGSVDLLAGKRRGPLGGINYVACHDGFTLEDLASYDRKHNSANLEDNRDGRDQNFSRNWGVEGPTESAEVLDLRDRAKRNLVATLALSHGVPMLAHGDELGRTQSGNNNAYCQDGSLTWVDWEPDRRGAEFLEFVRRALTLRREISVFGSKRFPGPDDLVWLGSDGRPLGVEEWTDANDRVLGMGWRHSAAGPVLLYMNAGDEAREVRLPVVESNGAWREVLNTAAPESCRVLEGRFELPAHAMVMVKG